From the genome of Bacillota bacterium, one region includes:
- a CDS encoding ATP-dependent RecD-like DNA helicase: protein MEDKQAVLEGTVERITFRNEENGYTVLRLAPDEAGGAEPVAVVGRFPAVAVGERLRLWGQWVHHPQYGRQFAATDFVVVAPSTVEGIRRYLGSGLIKGIGPALADRLVRHFGVDTLYVIEHEPERLLEVEGIGPQRAEAIARGLRQQRAIRQVMVFLQGHGISPAYAARIYRVYGDEAVERVRANPYRLAAEVPGIGFKTADGIARSVGIAPDAPERLAAGLEYALEEAAGRGHVCLAREELLEQAAELLEVDKARLVPVLEELAAKGRLVVDAGPGAEPVVGGLFGGAGATATGETGGEVYVYLPRLYRAETELAAGLRRLHERFVPLRVVGGPMAWPELVERVERESGLRLSDEQRKAVLAALEHGVFVLTGGPGTGKTTILRVLIACLEAAGQRVELACPTGRAAQRLKEATGREARTIHRLLEFGPVEGEGFRFQRNERRPLEADAVIIDEASMMDVSLAYHLVKAVAPGTRLILVGDVQQLPPVGPGYPLRDILDAGVVPVARLTRIFRQERQSLIVYNAHRILRGQELIVNRADGDFFFIECDDPEETAALVRDLAVRRVPGFIGGDPVDDVQVLSPMRRTATGVDHLNELLQASLNPPSSAKPELRAGASTFRLGDKVMQTRNNYEKNVFNGDIGRIVDVDPEAGTLWVTFPQPEGPQTVQYEVSELDELALAYCITVHKSQGSEYPAVILPLTTQHYVMLQRNLLYTAVTRAKRLVVLVGSRRALRMALDGINEEPRTSLLAARLRRGVGEAG, encoded by the coding sequence ATGGAGGACAAGCAGGCGGTTCTGGAAGGGACCGTCGAGCGCATCACGTTCCGCAACGAGGAAAACGGCTACACGGTGCTGCGGCTCGCGCCGGACGAGGCGGGCGGCGCGGAGCCGGTAGCCGTGGTGGGGCGTTTTCCGGCGGTGGCGGTGGGCGAGCGGCTGCGCCTTTGGGGCCAGTGGGTGCACCATCCGCAGTACGGCCGGCAGTTTGCGGCCACGGATTTCGTCGTGGTGGCGCCGAGCACCGTCGAAGGTATCCGCCGCTACTTGGGCTCGGGGTTGATCAAAGGCATCGGGCCGGCGCTGGCGGACCGCCTGGTGCGGCATTTCGGCGTGGACACGCTGTACGTCATCGAACACGAGCCGGAGCGGCTGCTGGAGGTCGAAGGCATCGGGCCGCAGCGGGCGGAGGCCATCGCCCGCGGCTTGCGGCAGCAGCGGGCGATCCGGCAAGTGATGGTGTTCCTGCAGGGGCACGGCATCAGCCCGGCCTACGCGGCGCGCATTTACCGCGTCTACGGGGACGAGGCGGTGGAGCGGGTGCGGGCCAATCCGTACCGGCTGGCGGCGGAGGTGCCGGGTATCGGCTTTAAGACAGCGGACGGCATCGCGCGGTCGGTAGGGATTGCGCCGGACGCGCCCGAGCGGCTGGCGGCGGGGTTGGAGTATGCGCTGGAGGAGGCGGCCGGGCGGGGGCACGTGTGCCTGGCGCGGGAGGAGCTGCTGGAGCAGGCGGCGGAGCTGCTGGAGGTGGACAAGGCTCGGCTGGTGCCGGTCCTGGAGGAGCTGGCGGCCAAAGGGCGGCTGGTGGTCGACGCGGGGCCGGGCGCAGAGCCGGTGGTCGGGGGCTTGTTCGGCGGCGCCGGCGCGACGGCCACCGGCGAGACCGGCGGCGAGGTGTACGTCTATTTGCCGCGCCTGTACCGGGCCGAGACGGAGCTGGCGGCGGGGCTGCGGCGGCTGCACGAGCGCTTCGTGCCGCTGCGGGTCGTCGGGGGCCCGATGGCGTGGCCGGAGCTTGTAGAACGGGTCGAGCGGGAAAGCGGGCTGCGGCTCAGCGACGAGCAGCGAAAGGCCGTGTTGGCGGCGCTGGAGCACGGCGTCTTCGTGTTGACGGGCGGCCCGGGCACGGGCAAGACGACGATTTTGCGGGTGCTCATCGCGTGTCTCGAGGCGGCGGGGCAGCGGGTCGAGCTGGCGTGTCCCACGGGCCGGGCGGCGCAGCGGCTGAAAGAGGCCACGGGCCGGGAGGCGCGCACGATTCACCGGCTGCTGGAGTTCGGCCCGGTGGAAGGTGAAGGCTTTCGCTTCCAGCGCAACGAGCGCCGTCCCTTGGAGGCCGACGCGGTCATCATCGACGAGGCGTCCATGATGGACGTTTCCCTGGCGTACCACCTGGTCAAAGCCGTCGCCCCGGGCACGCGGCTCATCCTAGTGGGCGACGTGCAGCAGCTGCCGCCGGTGGGGCCGGGGTACCCGTTGCGCGACATCCTCGACGCGGGTGTGGTGCCTGTGGCGCGGCTCACCCGCATTTTCCGCCAAGAGCGGCAGAGCCTCATCGTCTACAACGCCCACCGCATCCTGCGGGGCCAGGAGCTCATCGTCAACCGGGCGGACGGCGACTTTTTCTTCATCGAATGCGACGACCCGGAGGAGACGGCGGCGCTGGTGCGGGATTTGGCGGTGCGGCGGGTGCCGGGCTTCATCGGCGGCGACCCCGTCGACGACGTGCAGGTGCTGAGCCCCATGCGCCGGACGGCGACGGGCGTGGATCATCTGAACGAGCTGCTGCAGGCCAGTCTCAATCCGCCGTCGTCGGCCAAGCCGGAGCTGCGGGCGGGGGCGTCCACGTTCCGGCTCGGGGACAAGGTGATGCAGACGCGCAACAATTACGAGAAAAACGTATTCAACGGGGACATCGGGCGCATCGTCGACGTGGACCCGGAGGCGGGGACGCTGTGGGTGACGTTCCCGCAGCCGGAAGGACCGCAGACGGTGCAGTACGAAGTGAGCGAGCTGGACGAGCTGGCGCTGGCGTACTGCATCACGGTGCACAAGAGCCAGGGCAGCGAATACCCGGCGGTCATCTTGCCCCTGACGACGCAGCACTACGTGATGCTGCAGCGGAATTTGCTGTATACGGCGGTGACGCGGGCGAAGCGGCTCGTGGTGCTGGTGGGCAGCCGCCGGGCGCTGCGGATGGCGCTGGACGGCATCAACGAAGAACCGCGGACAAGCCTGTTGGCGGCGCGCTTGCGCCGCGGGGTGGGGGAGGCTGGATGA
- a CDS encoding ComF family protein produces MPAARSLAAALVPLRPYVRRAGQALLDLLLPEPPPCPACRRPKEPDEPGICPNCLERMPLLVPPLCRRCGQPLRGEAAQAELCRLCRQEGRFFAFARAPAVYDGAVKDWIHRFKYGGERELGEALGVLMGRFLERERVLWPLDAVVPVPLHPSRLQERGFNQAEVLAKAVGAWVGRPVWTDVLQRARSTETQTKLPARARRDNVRGAFRSYRAQRIAGKRLLLVDDVLTSGATADEAARTLLKAGAAQVNVLCLAAGMLPEAW; encoded by the coding sequence ATGCCGGCGGCGCGGAGCCTGGCAGCGGCGCTGGTTCCCCTGCGGCCGTACGTGCGCCGGGCGGGCCAGGCGCTGCTGGATCTTCTGCTTCCCGAGCCGCCGCCGTGTCCGGCGTGCCGCCGGCCGAAGGAGCCGGATGAACCGGGAATATGCCCGAACTGCCTTGAGCGGATGCCCTTGCTGGTGCCGCCGCTTTGCCGGCGGTGCGGCCAGCCGCTGCGCGGCGAAGCCGCCCAGGCCGAACTGTGCCGCCTGTGCCGGCAGGAAGGGCGCTTTTTCGCCTTCGCCCGGGCGCCGGCGGTCTACGACGGGGCCGTGAAAGACTGGATTCACCGGTTCAAGTACGGCGGCGAGCGGGAACTGGGCGAAGCGCTGGGCGTGCTCATGGGGCGGTTCCTCGAGCGCGAGCGGGTGCTCTGGCCCCTGGACGCCGTCGTGCCGGTGCCGCTGCATCCGTCTCGCTTGCAAGAGCGGGGCTTCAACCAAGCGGAGGTGCTGGCGAAGGCCGTCGGCGCCTGGGTGGGACGGCCCGTCTGGACCGACGTCTTGCAGCGGGCGCGCTCGACGGAGACGCAGACGAAACTGCCGGCTCGAGCCCGGCGGGACAACGTGCGCGGCGCCTTTCGATCCTACCGCGCTCAGAGGATCGCGGGAAAGCGGCTTCTGCTGGTGGACGACGTACTCACGTCGGGCGCGACGGCGGACGAGGCGGCGCGGACGCTGCTCAAAGCGGGCGCCGCGCAGGTGAACGTCCTTTGCCTCGCGGCGGGGATGCTGCCCGAGGCGTGGTGA